The following proteins are co-located in the Manihot esculenta cultivar AM560-2 chromosome 7, M.esculenta_v8, whole genome shotgun sequence genome:
- the LOC110618873 gene encoding ethylene receptor isoform X1: METCYCIEPQWPAEELLMKYQYISDFFIALAYFSIPLELIYFVKKSAVFPYRWVLVQFGAFIVLCGATHLINLWTFTMHTRTVAIVMTIAKVLTAVVSCITALMLVHIIPDLLSVKTRELFLKNKAAELDREMGLIRTQEETGRHVRMLTHEIRSTLDRHTILKTTLVELGRTLALEECALWMPTRTGLELQLSYTLRQQNPVGYTVPIQLPVINQVFSSNRAVKISPNSPVARMRPFAGKYMPGEVVAVRVPLLHLSNFQINDWPELSTKRYALMVLMLPSDSARQWHAYELELVEVVADQVAVALSHAAILEESMRARDLLMEQNVALDLARREAETAIRARNDFLAVMNHEMRTPMHAIIALSSLLQETELTSEQRLMVETVLRSSNLLATLINDVLDLSRLEDGSLQLELGTFNLHVVFREVVNLIKPIASVKRLPITLNLAPDLPEYAIGDEKRLMQTLLNVVGNAVKFSKEGDISITAFVAKPESLRELRFPDFFPVPSDNHFYLRVQVKDDGLGINPQDIPKLFTKFAQNQSSARNSGGSGLGLAICKRFVNLMEGHIWIESEGLGKGCTAVFVVKLGWSNESKHSFMQKVPANHGQTTFCGLKVLLMDDNGASRTITKGLLVHLGCDVTTVTSTDECLRVVSQEHKVVIMDVCMPDGFEVAIRIHEKFTKRHERPLIVALTANTNKVTKENCMRVGMDGVILKPVSVDKMRNVLSDILEHRVLFEAM, translated from the exons ATGGAGACTTGCTACTGTATTGAGCCCCAGTGGCCAGCTGAGGAACTTTTGATGAAGTACCAATATATATCTGATTTCTTCATTGCTCTTGCTTATTTCTCCATCCCTCTAGAGCTCATTTATTTTGTTAAGAAATCAGCAGTTTTTCCTTATAGATGGGTGCTTGTGCAGTTTGGTGCTTTTATAGTTCTATGTGGGGCAACACATCTTATTAACTTGTGGACTTTTACCATGCATACCCGAACTGTGGCAATTGTAATGACCATAGCAAAGGTTTTAACTGCTGTGGTGTCTTGCATAACCGCCCTTATGCTTGTACACATAATTCCTGATCTTTTGAGTGTTAAAACTAGAGAACTGTTTTTGAAAAACAAGGCTGCAGAACTTGATAGAGAGATGGGGCTCATACGTACGCAGGAAGAAACAGGCCGGCATGTTAGGATGTTGACTCATGAGATCAGGAGTACACTCGATAGGCATACCATACTAAAGACCACTCTTGTTGAACTGGGTAGGACGTTGGCATTGGAAGAGTGTGCCTTGTGGATGCCAACCCGGACTGGATTAGAGCTTCAACTTTCCTACACTCTTCGTCAGCAGAATCCTGTTGGGTATACTGTGCCTATCCAGCTGCCTGTGATTAATCAAGTATTCAGTAGTAACCGTGCTGTAAAAATATCACCCAACTCTCCAGTGGCAAGAATGCGCCCTTTTGCAGGAAAATATATGCCTGGAGAGGTGGTTGCTGTTCGAGTTCCACTTCTTCATCTCTCTAATTTCCAAATTAATGATTGGCCTGAGCTCTCTACCAAACGCTATGCTTTGATGGTTTTAATGCTCCCCTCAGACAGTGCAAGACAGTGGCATGCTTATGAGTTGGAGCTTGTTGAAGTAGTTGCTGACCAG GTGGCTGTTGCTCTATCACATGCTGCTATCTTAGAAGAGTCAATGAGGGCAAGGGATCTTCTTATGGAGCAGAATGTTGCGCTTGATCTTGCAAGGAGAGAAGCGGAAACAGCTATCCGTGCTCGCAATGATTTCTTAGCTGTCATGAACCATGAGATGAGAACTCCCATGCATGCAATTATTGCACTTTCCTCCTTACTGCAAGAAACTGAGCTGACATCTGAGCAGCGCCTAATGGTTGAGACAGTACTTAGGAGTAGTAACCTCTTGGCTACTTTAATAAATGATGTATTAGATCTTTCAAGGCTTGAAGATGGCAGCCTTCAACTTGAGCTGGGAACTTTTAATTTGCATGTTGTATTCAGGGAG GTTGTTAACTTGATCAAGCCTATTGCATCTGTTAAGAGGCTGCCTATTACATTAAATTTAGCTCCAGATTTGCCAGAATATGCCATTGGTGATGAGAAACGCCTTATGCAAACCCTTTTAAATGTTGTCGGTAATGCTGTGAAGTTCTCTAAAGAAGGCGACATCTCAATAACTGCTTTTGTTGCTAAGCCAGAATCGTTAAGAGAGCTTCGGTTTCCTGATTTTTTCCCAGTGCCAAGTGATAATCACTTCTATTTGCGTGTACAG GTAAAAGATGATGGACTAGGAATAAACCCCCAAGATATTCCCAAGTTGTTTACTAAATTTGCACAAAATCAATCTTCAGCCAGAAATTCCGGTGGCAGTGGACTTGGCCTTGCAATTTGTAAGAG GTTTGTAAATCTTATGGAAGGACACATTTGGATAGAAAGTGAAGGACTTGGCAAGGGATGCACAGCTGTCTTTGTTGTAAAACTTGGTTGGTCAAATGAATCTAAGCATTCTTTCATGCAGAAAGTGCCAGCAAATCATGGGCAGACAACTTTTTGTGGGCTGAAAGTTCTTTTAATGGATGATAACGG GGCTAGCAGGACGATAACAAAAGGACTTCTTGTGCACTTGGGTTGTGACGTGACCACTGTGACCTCCACCGATGAGTGTTTGCGAGTGGTTTCGCAGGAGCACAAGGTGGTAATTATGGATGTCTGCATGCCTGATGGTTTTGAAGTTGCCATCCGCATACATGAAAAGTTCACAAAACGCCACGAAAGGCCATTAATAGTGGCACTTACTGCGAACACAAACAAGGTGACAAAGGAAAACTGCATGAGGGTCGGCATGGATGGTGTAATACTGAAACCTGTCTCTGTTGACAAGATGAGGAATGTTTTATCAGATATCCTGGAGCATCGGGTTCTATTCGAGGCCATGTAA
- the LOC110619106 gene encoding putative serine/threonine-protein kinase isoform X1, giving the protein MEIDNPSIFKRIKHNFFSSIKFSFLCFRSSSSSSEISSSDDSIQVGEPILQNVHAFSFTELEVATDGFHSSNKIGEGGFGLVYKGRMEDGKLVAVKVLSAESKQGDKEFLSEIASLSSISHENLVKLHGCCIDGPCRILVYEYMENGSLAQNFLGGSKNKSKFNWKSRRDISIGIGEGLAYIHEEVKPHIVHRDIKGSNILLDQNFTPKVSDFGLSKLFSDNITHVSTRVAGTLGYLAPEYAISGHLTRKSDVYSFGVLLLEIVSGRTAVDFDLELGEYYLVDKAWEMYKANKLLELVDPMLNGNLLESEAVRFLMVALLCVQEKTGLRPNMSKAIKIMRGEINISNTKIAQPGLITNIMNVKIGRTSKSSQSTTTFAARTVNCKQYS; this is encoded by the exons ATGGAGATTGATAATCCTTCCATCTTCAAGAGGATCAAACACAACTTCTTTTCTTCTATCAAGTTTTCATTCCTTTGCTTCAGAtcttcctcttcttcatcagaaaTCTCCTCATCAGATGATAGCATACAAG TAGGTGAACCCATTCTTCAAAATGTTCATGCCTTCTCGTTTACTGAACTGGAAGTTGCCACTGATGGGTTTCATTCATCGAACAAAATTGGCGAAGGTGGATTTGGCTTAGTTTATAAG GGAAGAATGGAAGATGGGAAACTTGTAGCTGTGAAAGTTCTATCAGCAGAATCGAAGCAAGGAGACAAGGAGTTCTTATCTGAGATAGCTTCACTTTCCAGTATTAGCCATGAAAATCTTGTCAAGCTTCATGGTTGTTGCATTGATGGTCCTTGCAGAATTCTTGTTTATGAGTATATGGAAAATGGTAGCTTGGCTCAAAATTTTCTTG GTGGGagcaaaaataaaagtaaattcaATTGGAAATCAAGAAGAGACATTTCGATTGGGATTGGTGAGGGGCTTGCTTATATTCATGAAGAGGTTAAACCCCATATTGTCCATAGGGACATAAAGGGCAGCAACATACTTTTGGATCAGAATTTCACTCCTAAAGTTTCAGATTTTGGTCTCTCTAAGCTATTTTCAGACAACATCACCCACGTTAGTACAAGAGTCGCAGGAACATT aGGTTATCTGGCCCCGGAATACGCCATTAGCGGCCACTTAACAAGAAAATCAGACGTATACAGTTTTGGAGTGCTACTTCTTGAGATAGTCAGCGGAAGAACAGCAGTTGATTTCGACTTAGAACTTGGAGAATACTACCTTGTCGACAAG GCATGGGAAATGTACAAGGCTAACAAGCTTCTGGAGCTAGTGGATCCTATGCTAAATGGAAACTTGTTAGAATCAGAAGCTGTTCGATTTCTTATGGTTGCTCTACTTTGTGTGCAAGAGAAAACTGGGCTGAGGCCAAACATGTCAAAAGCTATTAAGATTATGAGAGGTGAAATCAACATAAGCAATACGAAAATAGCTCAGCCAGGACTCATCACTAATATTATGAATGTGAAAATAGGCCGAACATCAAAAAGCTCACAAAGCACTACCACCTTTGCAGCTCGTACAGTTAACTGTAAGCAATATTCATGA
- the LOC110619106 gene encoding putative serine/threonine-protein kinase isoform X2 produces MEIDNPSIFKRIKHNFFSSIKFSFLCFRSSSSSSEISSSDDSIQGEPILQNVHAFSFTELEVATDGFHSSNKIGEGGFGLVYKGRMEDGKLVAVKVLSAESKQGDKEFLSEIASLSSISHENLVKLHGCCIDGPCRILVYEYMENGSLAQNFLGGSKNKSKFNWKSRRDISIGIGEGLAYIHEEVKPHIVHRDIKGSNILLDQNFTPKVSDFGLSKLFSDNITHVSTRVAGTLGYLAPEYAISGHLTRKSDVYSFGVLLLEIVSGRTAVDFDLELGEYYLVDKAWEMYKANKLLELVDPMLNGNLLESEAVRFLMVALLCVQEKTGLRPNMSKAIKIMRGEINISNTKIAQPGLITNIMNVKIGRTSKSSQSTTTFAARTVNCKQYS; encoded by the exons ATGGAGATTGATAATCCTTCCATCTTCAAGAGGATCAAACACAACTTCTTTTCTTCTATCAAGTTTTCATTCCTTTGCTTCAGAtcttcctcttcttcatcagaaaTCTCCTCATCAGATGATAGCATACAAG GTGAACCCATTCTTCAAAATGTTCATGCCTTCTCGTTTACTGAACTGGAAGTTGCCACTGATGGGTTTCATTCATCGAACAAAATTGGCGAAGGTGGATTTGGCTTAGTTTATAAG GGAAGAATGGAAGATGGGAAACTTGTAGCTGTGAAAGTTCTATCAGCAGAATCGAAGCAAGGAGACAAGGAGTTCTTATCTGAGATAGCTTCACTTTCCAGTATTAGCCATGAAAATCTTGTCAAGCTTCATGGTTGTTGCATTGATGGTCCTTGCAGAATTCTTGTTTATGAGTATATGGAAAATGGTAGCTTGGCTCAAAATTTTCTTG GTGGGagcaaaaataaaagtaaattcaATTGGAAATCAAGAAGAGACATTTCGATTGGGATTGGTGAGGGGCTTGCTTATATTCATGAAGAGGTTAAACCCCATATTGTCCATAGGGACATAAAGGGCAGCAACATACTTTTGGATCAGAATTTCACTCCTAAAGTTTCAGATTTTGGTCTCTCTAAGCTATTTTCAGACAACATCACCCACGTTAGTACAAGAGTCGCAGGAACATT aGGTTATCTGGCCCCGGAATACGCCATTAGCGGCCACTTAACAAGAAAATCAGACGTATACAGTTTTGGAGTGCTACTTCTTGAGATAGTCAGCGGAAGAACAGCAGTTGATTTCGACTTAGAACTTGGAGAATACTACCTTGTCGACAAG GCATGGGAAATGTACAAGGCTAACAAGCTTCTGGAGCTAGTGGATCCTATGCTAAATGGAAACTTGTTAGAATCAGAAGCTGTTCGATTTCTTATGGTTGCTCTACTTTGTGTGCAAGAGAAAACTGGGCTGAGGCCAAACATGTCAAAAGCTATTAAGATTATGAGAGGTGAAATCAACATAAGCAATACGAAAATAGCTCAGCCAGGACTCATCACTAATATTATGAATGTGAAAATAGGCCGAACATCAAAAAGCTCACAAAGCACTACCACCTTTGCAGCTCGTACAGTTAACTGTAAGCAATATTCATGA
- the LOC110618873 gene encoding ethylene receptor isoform X2 yields METCYCIEPQWPAEELLMKYQYISDFFIALAYFSIPLELIYFVKKSAVFPYRWVLVQFGAFIVLCGATHLINLWTFTMHTRTVAIVMTIAKVLTAVVSCITALMLVHIIPDLLSVKTRELFLKNKAAELDREMGLIRTQEETGRHVRMLTHEIRSTLDRHTILKTTLVELGRTLALEECALWMPTRTGLELQLSYTLRQQNPVGYTVPIQLPVINQVFSSNRAVKISPNSPVARMRPFAGKYMPGEVVAVRVPLLHLSNFQINDWPELSTKRYALMVLMLPSDSARQWHAYELELVEVVADQVAVALSHAAILEESMRARDLLMEQNVALDLARREAETAIRARNDFLAVMNHEMRTPMHAIIALSSLLQETELTSEQRLMVETVLRSSNLLATLINDVLDLSRLEDGSLQLELGTFNLHVVFREVVNLIKPIASVKRLPITLNLAPDLPEYAIGDEKRLMQTLLNVVGNAVKFSKEGDISITAFVAKPESLRELRFPDFFPVPSDNHFYLRVQVKDDGLGINPQDIPKLFTKFAQNQSSARNSGGSGLGLAICKRFVNLMEGHIWIESEGLGKGCTAVFVVKLGWSNESKHSFMQKVPANHGQTTFCGLKVLLMDDNGNIGKLQGMEHGNPED; encoded by the exons ATGGAGACTTGCTACTGTATTGAGCCCCAGTGGCCAGCTGAGGAACTTTTGATGAAGTACCAATATATATCTGATTTCTTCATTGCTCTTGCTTATTTCTCCATCCCTCTAGAGCTCATTTATTTTGTTAAGAAATCAGCAGTTTTTCCTTATAGATGGGTGCTTGTGCAGTTTGGTGCTTTTATAGTTCTATGTGGGGCAACACATCTTATTAACTTGTGGACTTTTACCATGCATACCCGAACTGTGGCAATTGTAATGACCATAGCAAAGGTTTTAACTGCTGTGGTGTCTTGCATAACCGCCCTTATGCTTGTACACATAATTCCTGATCTTTTGAGTGTTAAAACTAGAGAACTGTTTTTGAAAAACAAGGCTGCAGAACTTGATAGAGAGATGGGGCTCATACGTACGCAGGAAGAAACAGGCCGGCATGTTAGGATGTTGACTCATGAGATCAGGAGTACACTCGATAGGCATACCATACTAAAGACCACTCTTGTTGAACTGGGTAGGACGTTGGCATTGGAAGAGTGTGCCTTGTGGATGCCAACCCGGACTGGATTAGAGCTTCAACTTTCCTACACTCTTCGTCAGCAGAATCCTGTTGGGTATACTGTGCCTATCCAGCTGCCTGTGATTAATCAAGTATTCAGTAGTAACCGTGCTGTAAAAATATCACCCAACTCTCCAGTGGCAAGAATGCGCCCTTTTGCAGGAAAATATATGCCTGGAGAGGTGGTTGCTGTTCGAGTTCCACTTCTTCATCTCTCTAATTTCCAAATTAATGATTGGCCTGAGCTCTCTACCAAACGCTATGCTTTGATGGTTTTAATGCTCCCCTCAGACAGTGCAAGACAGTGGCATGCTTATGAGTTGGAGCTTGTTGAAGTAGTTGCTGACCAG GTGGCTGTTGCTCTATCACATGCTGCTATCTTAGAAGAGTCAATGAGGGCAAGGGATCTTCTTATGGAGCAGAATGTTGCGCTTGATCTTGCAAGGAGAGAAGCGGAAACAGCTATCCGTGCTCGCAATGATTTCTTAGCTGTCATGAACCATGAGATGAGAACTCCCATGCATGCAATTATTGCACTTTCCTCCTTACTGCAAGAAACTGAGCTGACATCTGAGCAGCGCCTAATGGTTGAGACAGTACTTAGGAGTAGTAACCTCTTGGCTACTTTAATAAATGATGTATTAGATCTTTCAAGGCTTGAAGATGGCAGCCTTCAACTTGAGCTGGGAACTTTTAATTTGCATGTTGTATTCAGGGAG GTTGTTAACTTGATCAAGCCTATTGCATCTGTTAAGAGGCTGCCTATTACATTAAATTTAGCTCCAGATTTGCCAGAATATGCCATTGGTGATGAGAAACGCCTTATGCAAACCCTTTTAAATGTTGTCGGTAATGCTGTGAAGTTCTCTAAAGAAGGCGACATCTCAATAACTGCTTTTGTTGCTAAGCCAGAATCGTTAAGAGAGCTTCGGTTTCCTGATTTTTTCCCAGTGCCAAGTGATAATCACTTCTATTTGCGTGTACAG GTAAAAGATGATGGACTAGGAATAAACCCCCAAGATATTCCCAAGTTGTTTACTAAATTTGCACAAAATCAATCTTCAGCCAGAAATTCCGGTGGCAGTGGACTTGGCCTTGCAATTTGTAAGAG GTTTGTAAATCTTATGGAAGGACACATTTGGATAGAAAGTGAAGGACTTGGCAAGGGATGCACAGCTGTCTTTGTTGTAAAACTTGGTTGGTCAAATGAATCTAAGCATTCTTTCATGCAGAAAGTGCCAGCAAATCATGGGCAGACAACTTTTTGTGGGCTGAAAGTTCTTTTAATGGATGATAACGG CAATATTGGGAAATTACAAGGGATGGAACATGGAAATCCTGAAGATTAG